The Bacteroidota bacterium genome segment TCGACGACCACTTGAATAGCATCTGGCTTTATGGTTTCTTGAACCGTAAATATCAGGATCAAATATTTTCTAAAAAAGCGTTGGCCTGAAAAAACGGCGGGGATTAGGTAGGCTTGTGTGGTGGGAGCTTCGTTTTTTCTGTCTTTTTCTTTGGTTCGTTGATACTTGCCCCGAGCATGGTCGAGGGGTTGACAAGCAAAAGAAACGTAGCGAAGCGAAGTTCGGCATAGCCAAATGAATAAAAAAACATTGATAAACCACCATCAAATAAATGAGCAAAACAAAAAACACATATGGCCATTACTACACAAAACGCATAATCAAAGAACTGGCTATTGATGACAGTCAAAATAGCATCTGGCTTTATGGTTTTATGAACCGTAAATACACACAAAATATCTTCTCTGAAGATGAGCATGGCAACATTCGGATATTGGTTTACTCATTGCATCGTCATCCAATACAGTATGATCACAACAAGGCGACGCCTTTTAAACCAAACATCAATAACAATCGCGAACAAACCTATTATATCACAAGGCTCAAGGATCCGGTTGCTGATAAAGACGGGAAAGTAAAAAAGTACCACATCCCAAAAGGAGCCGGTACTTTTCCTTTTTTCCCTCCCCTGCTGCTCGAAAAGTTTGAAAACAAAACCCCGATTAAAACCCTGGTGCTGACCGAAGGTTTCTTTAAAGCCTTCAAAGGTTGTATGCATGACATGGATGTGGTCGGATTATCTTCAATTACGCACTATCGTGATAAAAAAACCAAAACTTTGCATCCAGAAATATTAGAACTGATCACAGAATGTAAAGTTGAAAATGTCATTATTCTATACGATGGTGATTGCCTTGATATTTCTGCAAAAGCCCTTGAAAACCACGACGACCTCTACAAACGCCCCGGCGGTTTCTATTCTTCAGCTCATAACATTCAGGAGTTGCTAAAAGATTACGATTTAAACATCTATTTCTCCCATATAATAAGCGATTGCCACCCCGAACACCCAAAAGGTCTGGACGACATCATGATCGCTTTTAAGGCAGAAGAATGGAAACTGGCCAAAGATTTATCTTTATTCAGCAAACCCGGAAAGTATTTTTTCAAACTTAACATATCGCATTCAACGCATAAATTGCGAAAATACTTTCACATCAATTCCCCTGAAGAATTCTATACCTTCCACGCTGAGTTCATAAAAGATCAAAAATTTGTTTACAATGGAACTCAATACAATTGGGATGAGGAAGCCGGAAAACTGAATGTCATCATACCGGCAGCAGCGCGCGACTATTTTAGGGTAGGCGATTCATATTACGAATTTGTGGAGGTCCCAAATAAATTCCATAACCTCGAGCGTAGATTCGAACGACGCCTAAAAGGAACCATTATCGACGACCACAGCAAAAGCTTTTTAGATCATGTACCTAAATATAAATCCTTTTGCAATGTCCCCGATCACAATAACTTTCACCAGGTCACCAGCAATTGCTTTAACATCTATGCACCATTCGATCACGAGCCCGAAGAAGGGAATTGCGAATTGACATTGGATTTTATCCGGCACATCTTTGGTGAACAATTAAATCTAGGTCTTGATTACATTCAACTGTTATTTCAAAAGCCAACGCAGATCCTTCCAATACTTTGTTTAGTATCAAAGGAAAATCACACGGGTAAAACCACTTTTGCCAAATTCCTCAAAGAGATTTTTACCCAAAATGTGACCGTAGTTGGCAATGATGAACTTTCTGCCAGTTTCAATACTACTTATGCAAATAAACTCATTATTATTTCCGAAGAAACATTCCTGGATAAAAAGCAGATCATTGAGAAAATCAAGGCGCTATCTACTGCCGATAAAATTTTGATGAATGCAAAGGGAAAGGACCACATTGAAATTGATTTCTTTGGCAAGTTCATACTTCTATCCAACAATGAGGATAATTTCATTTATGCCTCTAAAAACGATATTCGTTATTGGGTCCGTAAAATCCCAATTCCTGAAAAAGTAAATGTTGACATACTCGAAGATCTCAAATTCGAAATACCGGCCTTTCTCGATTACCTCAACAAACGCAAATTAAGCACCGGGCATGAAAGCCGTATGTGGTTTCATCCCGATTTGTTAAAAACCGATGCCTTAAAAATCATTCAGGAAAACAGTCAGCCCTGGGCCGAACAGGAAATAAAATCCCGCATCACCGAATTACTCTACGACACCGGTGAAGATCATATCATGATGTCTGCTTCAATCATCAATAAAGAATTCTTTAAAGGCCGTTATAATGAAAACTATATCAGCAAAATTGTAAAAGAAAATCTGGGCATCGACAACATAAAAAATGAAGATGGTCAATATTTGGTGAGAGTTTATAAATACCCTCATCCCTATCAAACCTGGGATGAAGGCGAACCGGTTGAAAAGATGAATTATATAAAACACCGTGGCCGCCCATTCCAATTCAAACGCGAACTCTTCATCAACCCCGAAGAAGAAAAAAATATTCAATACATCCCCGATCCCGATGTCACAACGAGCTGTTCATTGAGCGCCTGCCCTGAGCGTAGTCGAAGGGAAGTCGAAACGAAGTCGAGTGTCACATCGAGCTGTTCATCGAGCGGAGCCGAGATGAAGTCGAGATGCCTTCACGAACCCAATCACCAGGAAGACCTCCCATTCTGATCTTATTCTCCCCTTTGGGGTGATCACTTGCTTACCTGTTCAAAGCGAGGCAAAGGTGGGAAACTGCTGTGTGGTTTTAATAAAAATAAAAAACTTATAGGTATTGAAAAGTATTTATATTTAGATTTCTGTCTTGTAATAATTATTCTATTTTTGTAAAATTAATTTTCAATACAATAATGTCTAACAATCATTTGCTTGAAACAGCATACGAAGAGGAATTCTATTTCCAGTGGCATATAACAAATGAATGCAATCTGCGTTGTAAACACTGTTATCATGATAATTATCTTGATGATTCCTTAAAATTGGATCAATTAATAAAAATTGGGAATCATTTATGTGATGCAGCAAAAAAATGGGGTAAGAAAGCATCATTTAGTCTTACCGGAGGAGAACCATTTACTAATCCGGAAAATCTATTCGCAATACTTGAACTCCTAGAAACACGTAATGTCGACAGGATTGACATCCTTACCAATGGATTTTTAATAGATGAAGAAATTATTAATAGGCTCAAAAAATTTAAAAAACTTAGGAGGATTCAGCTTTCACTTGAAGGGCTGAAAGAAACAAATGATAGGATACGTGGTGATGGTTCTTTTGACAAAACGATTAAAATTATAAAACTATTAAAAGATCATTCATTCACAATAAGTATAATGATGACCATTGGGAAGCATAATAAAGATGAAGTAATTCCCCTTGCAAAAGAACTTAAAGTTTTAAATGTTGATACATTTATTCTTGACCGTTTTATCCCCGAAGGCCAAAGCCAGAATAAGAAAGACTGGTTGTTATCACCTGAAGAAATTAAAAATGTATATTCAGAAGCATATAATTATTTTCAAAATTGTTTAAAACCTCGCTTCTTACTTTATAGAACGTTATTTTGTCTTTTAAATCCTGATGATCCCCATATTGGTGCAATCTGTTCTGTAGGTAATAATGCAGTGACAATTATGCCAAATGGTGATGTTTTGCCCTGTAGAAGACTACCTATTAAAATTGGAAACTTATTAGAAGAAACAATTTATAAAATTTGGTATACCTCTCCTTTACTTTGGGAAATGAGAAATCCTAAAAACTTAAAGGGTAAATGTAATAATTGTGAACATATTCCTATTTGTAGGGGGTGCAGAGCAATGGCATATGCAATAACGGATGATTATTTTGAAACCGATCCTCAATGTTGGAAATAAAAATGAAAAAATATATCCTTGTCGAAAACATTATCCTTAAATTTGATGAAGTATCAAATAGATATTACGCTTTCTGTATTTCAACTGGTGATCATTTTATTTTAACCAAAAGTGGATATTTTATTTTAGAGTTCCTTGAGATGGGCAAAGATATTAATGAAATTATTAGCTTTGTTCATAAAAATGAAAATATTGACCTTGACACATGCAAAAGAGACACATTAAATTTTATTAATAAATCTGAAAAAATTGGTATAATTTCTATTCTTAAAGAGGAGCAAAAAAATGATAAAAAAGAGCACAATTAAAGGACAATCGGTACAGAGCTACACAAAACCCGATATTACTAAGGTTGACAAAATGACTTTTATGTTTGAACCTTATAAAAGTAGTTACTCAAAAGTTGCATGCAGGCAATGTTCTTCTTGCCATGGATGCAGATAATAACAATAAGCTAAATAAATTAAAAGATTCATTAGAAGCTATTTTAATTGATTATCTGGAAAGGAAATTGCCTTTAAGAAGGATTGTTTTTCTCTCATCAATTTTAAAAATGGCCTCGCACGAATTAGATTCATTCAAAAAAGTCACTAAACGAATTATTACCGAACAAAAAACTGACGGTGGCTGGGTTGATTGCGAAGATACCGCCTGGAACATATTTTTTCTCTCCTCACAAGATAATTATTCTGTTAATAGATCAAAAGCTATTGAATGGCTTAATAGTGAACGTCCTTCAAAATTTGGATGGGGTTTTTGCAAACGCGATTACTCAAACATACCAATTACATCTCAGGTATTACTTTTAGTTCCTGAGTTAAGAAATCTCCCAGAGTTCAAATGGATATTTAATGAATGGAATAAAGATATTAACTCACCAATTAATTTGAACTATAAAGGAGCTTGGTACTTACTTTTAATGAGCACTCAGAATTTATCTCTTGATTATGAAGCATTCAATATAAAACAAACAGAAGCATATCTTATTCAGGAGCAAAGAGATGATGGAGGTTGGGGTCCATGGAAAAATCATCCAGCTATCTCAGATCCTTTTATTACTGGTTTATGTAGTTTAGCCCTTTCAAATTCATTTAAAATTACTCACACAAAAGAAATTCTAGTCAGTTTATATAAGAGCATTAAATGGTTTGAAAGTAATCAGCTTGAAAATGGATTATTCCCAACACATTATATTGAAGAAGGATCTGCATGGTGTTACTTTGGTTGGCAAATGGCATTAAATACTGTATATGAAGGATATTCATCGTAAAAATGTTTTGTTAATCGGGAAATATCCTCCCATGCAAGGTGGTATTGCTGCCAAAACATTTTGGTTATACAAGAGATTAGCCAAAAATGGGTATAATTTTCGCGTTGTCACTATTGAGATTGAAAATTATTCTGTGCCGGTAATTAAGGACGACATAAAGGTTTTCTCAGTCGACAAAGCATCCACACCATGGCATATACCCGACTCAAGCCTTTATTTTGACAGAATACTGAACAAATGTTTTGAAGCTCTGGCTAATTTTACACCTGATATAATTGAAACAAATTATTTATGGCCATTTTGCAGTGTTGCAATTCACTTATCAAAAATATTAAACAAACCTCTTCTTATAAGACATGCTGGTAGTGATATTTTAAAATTCTACACATCCAATGAATTCAGAGATATTATAAAAAGATATTTTGAGCAAGCCTCTATAATTGTTACAAATAATACCAGTATCGAGATTGTAAGTGAATTATGCAATGATAAAACAAAAATCAGATTAACAGACAGGTATATACCTGATCCTGATTATTTTCACGATCTGAAACACCCGAAACAATACGATATTTTATTCGCTGGAAAAATCAATTACTATTGGAAACATAAAGGGATCAGTTATCTTCTTGAATATATTAAGGCTTATAATCTTCATGCCCTTTTATTGTGTGATGGTAATTACATAGATGAAATTTATTCTCTCGTTGATAAGCAGAAATTGGAAAATAATATTGAAATAAAAAAATTCGTGCATCCCTATGAAATGCCAGCAATAATTAACAAGTCCAATACTGTATGGTGTTGGGATGAAGAAGGTAGTATTGATGATTTTTCAAATATTATTTGGGAAGCTTGTTATTGCAATGTTGAATGTCTAATAAATGAGAAAATAGAAAAAACTACAGACTTAAAAAAAATGAAAGAACTTTTTTCTGAGAATCTTTTGGAGTTCAAGAAAGTAGAATCAATGAGTTATTTTAACAATGAAATTAGTTTTAGTAATTCAATAAATCTTGAGGCGATAATAAAAGAGTTCAAATTATATATTGATCAGAATGTTTCAATATATAATAATATTTAAACCCATTTACTTGAAATGCAACTAGTATTAGCATAAAAATGATGATGAATATGAACTCGTGTAAGTCTATAAAGACAATGATTTAACAGAGGTTACGGGTCAAGTATTGCAAGTTTGCAGACAGAATAGCGAAAAATGAATTTGAATAACTATATTATAAAAATGAAAATATTCTAATGTGTGGCATATGTGGTATATATGGTAAAAGAAGTCCTAATAAGGTCAAATTAATGGCCGATGCTATAAAACACAGAGGACCAGACGGGGAATCTTTTGCTAATTTCCCATGGGGTTCTCTAGGTTTTCGCTGGCTTGATATTTTCGGACCGGAAACGAATCCACAACCTGCTGTTAACAATAAAAAGAATATTTCAATATTGTTTAATGGTGAAATCTATAATTTTAATGAACTCGTTCCACTAATACAGCCTAAGAAAATAGTTGACGAAGCTAATCTCATACTTGAATTATATCTTATATTTGGAGAAAAGGTCTTTGAAAAGCTTAAAGGAATGTTCGCTATTGCAATATTGAGTCCCGAAAAGCTGATTCTTGCTCGTGATTCATTTGGAATAAAACCGTTAGTATATTTCCAAAAAGGTTCAGAAATATATTTTGCTTCCGAAATAAAAGCACTATTAAGAGTTCACGAAAATGCAATTGAAATAAACAAAGATTCTCTTGCAGAAACTGCAGTTTTTGGATTTATATTTAACTTGGGAGAAACTATGTTTAAGGGAATAAAACAAGTGCTGCCTGGTTCATATATAGTATTTGAAGATGGTTTGTCAAAAACAGTAAAATACAATAATAATCCCAATTCGTTTTATAATCCTAATTCGGTCATTGATAAAAAAACGATTTCACATTTTTCTGAATTAATGAACAGTACCGCTAAATTGCATCTCTCACATTCAAAGCACGACCATGCATTATATCTATCAGGTGGCCTTGATTCAAGTTTGATGGCTTATTATTTGCAGAATAATTCAAGTAATAATATTCATTCATATACTTTGTTCGACGATTTAAATAATGAAGATCGTTTATTTGCAAATAAAGTAGCTTCAGAAATTGGCACAATTCATACTGAAATTGAAACTGGATTTGATGAAACCCTGAATCTCTTGAAGCATTATCTTTATCATTATGAGTCTCTTGTAACCAATGGTTTGTATGATGTTCTGGGAAGTGTTGCGTTTCATATTTTATCTGCAAAAATTGCAAAAAAACACAAAGTTGCATATTGTGGTGAGGGTGCTGATGAACTCTTTGGTGGTTATTACTGGTTACATGCACATCCGTTAGGTGTAGGGGATAGATTAAGAGCAAAATCGTTTAAAGTAAATAATGGAAGTACACAAATTCATGATTACATCATGCAGCATTTTCCTGACGATGATACTAAGAAACTGGAAATGCAAAAAGAGATTTTTGATTTTCTTAATGGCCCCGGTCTTACTAATTGCCATCTTTGGAGCGTTGATAGGTCAAGTTCTGCTTTTTCTTTCGAAGCACGTCCTTTCTATTTGTACAACGATATTGCTGAGTGGGCTTTAACTTTCTCAATTAATAATAAAGTCACTGAAAGCAAGGAAACTAAATTAATCATGAAACAATACGCTTCATCAAGACTTAGTCCTTTGTTTCAGGATATTTCAAAAAGAAAAAAAATAGCAATGTCAGCAGCTTTAAATAACTCATTGAGGATGCTTATTGAACATTCAACTAGGAGATTTCAATCATCGAATAAGAAAGATTTACCACATTATGACTTCTCAACTTATCTTAATACAGATCTTGATAAATTTATGTTTGACAACTTTTATAAAATGTTTGTTATTAATAGGGGGGATTTTTCAATAGATTAAGAAAGTAATAGGTTGATAAAACAATAATAATAAAATATATGATAAGCCCCATAAATTATTTATTCGATTAATAAAGGATTGCATATTCTGATAAGCAATTGATTTAATTTAATTATTATAATATGAATAGAATTGAAAAATATACAACAGAAGTTATGCTAAATTGGCTGACTGAACATTTTAAATATAGAGGTTATGATACAGAGCATTATTCAGAGCGTTTTCTGCCAGCCAGAGTTCCACTATATTGCAGAATGGAAGGTAATCTTGAATGGTCCAAGATTCCAGGTATCGGAAATGCTAAATTAAAGGAATTTCTAAGTAAGATCCCGGATTCTAATTGGATAGAAAATGCTACTATTAACAAATCTGATGATGGTAATAGCATTAATGTTACTTATGAGCAAAACAGTATTATAGTCTCTCTTAAAGACAAAAGATTATTTATCAAAAAAAACCAATTAAATCTATATGAATTTGTTGTGGAGGAGGAGGGTGATGAAATTGATTTTTATGATGAGATAGTTGTTGAAATAACAACAGATAAGTATATATTAAAAGATGACTTTTTCCCTTTACTAGCAATAGGTAGAAAAAAAATTCCTGAAGCCTCACCTGTGAGATTTTACAAACACTATTTCCCGAAAGCAAGAATATATTATTCCTTTCCACAATATGTCGAAGAAAATGATGGATTTAAAGAATTTAAGGAAGTTTGCCTTGAAAGAGGTATAGGCTTACTTAAAACATCAGAAACAAAAATTGAAGAAGTGTGTAAATCTGTCTCGTTGTTTGATGAGATATGTAGTAATCTTTATGAAAAAAAGAATTCTCGAAAAAGTATTGAAACAATTATTGGAAATTATTTTGAAGATAATCTAGATCAGCTTGTTTTCTACCCTGAACCAGATTATAAAAGAAGAGCCATAGTCAGAAGATTAACGGAGGATAATCGAATTAGTTTACTGTTGTTAAAAAAACTACAAAACCCCAAAAATATTCAATACAAAGACAAACTTAAGAAATTAACATCTGACTATTTATTAAAAGAAACTAGAGATGATTTCAATATCGCATCTGAATATGTTAAGGAACTATGGACTGAATATCTTGGAATGGAATATCCAAATCCAGATATTCAAATAAAATTTGAAGAAATCTTTCAAAAAGATAAAGGTTATAGAGAACATTTCGTCCATCAATTTCAGGTGTTCTTATTAGGATCATATATTATTGATAAATTATATGAATCAAGAAATGAAATCTTAGAATCATTTAAAAAATCATATGGAGTTCCAATAGAAATTGGTTGGTTAGCTGCTTCAACTTATCATGATTTTAACTATAGTACACAAAAATATCAGACTTGGCTTATTGAATACTTGACAGAAGTGTTGAGGTTTGAAAATGAAGAAGTAAAAGGGGAACTAAGCAAGTTGAATCTTGATACGGCAATTGTTCGAGAAAGTTTTCTTTTAACTTCAGAAAAACTAATTAATATTATCTGTAAAAAATATATTGAAGTAAATAGCTCAATAAAGCAAAAGATCAATTTATTTCTTTATGAAACAATAGTAAGAAAAAAGAATCATGGGCTTCTGAGTAGTTTAACATTGATGAAAATATTTAATACTACGAAGAATAGAAAATTAATTTCTGAGAAAGGAATTGAACAAGCAGCCTTGGCTATTGCTTTGCACGATGAAAAAATGTGGGAATTCTTTTGTGGATGTAAAGGGTACTTACTTGAAGAAAAAAATTGCGAAAAAGGATGTTCCATAAAACACAATTGCTCCCCTTGGGATAAAGATCTTATGGAATGTGGAATATTAAGAACAATTAGCTTTGAAACCGATCCTTTAATATACCTACTAATCCTATGTGACTCTGTTCAAGATGAAGGAAGAGTTGAAGA includes the following:
- a CDS encoding radical SAM protein; this encodes MLETAYEEEFYFQWHITNECNLRCKHCYHDNYLDDSLKLDQLIKIGNHLCDAAKKWGKKASFSLTGGEPFTNPENLFAILELLETRNVDRIDILTNGFLIDEEIINRLKKFKKLRRIQLSLEGLKETNDRIRGDGSFDKTIKIIKLLKDHSFTISIMMTIGKHNKDEVIPLAKELKVLNVDTFILDRFIPEGQSQNKKDWLLSPEEIKNVYSEAYNYFQNCLKPRFLLYRTLFCLLNPDDPHIGAICSVGNNAVTIMPNGDVLPCRRLPIKIGNLLEETIYKIWYTSPLLWEMRNPKNLKGKCNNCEHIPICRGCRAMAYAITDDYFETDPQCWK
- a CDS encoding PqqD family protein, producing MLEIKMKKYILVENIILKFDEVSNRYYAFCISTGDHFILTKSGYFILEFLEMGKDINEIISFVHKNENIDLDTCKRDTLNFINKSEKIGIISILKEEQKNDKKEHN